CGATGCATGTCTATATGGTCCATTTATGTGACATGCTGACTCAACATGCATTGGGGAGAAGAGTTACCCTCTCCGCATAGTATTCTACCGTCCAAAGAATTTTTAGACCACAAGTTAAAATATTTAATGTacaattgttttgtttttcaataCCCCATAAATGATGAAATCCCATATGAAAAAGTCATCATTTGAGAAGATCTAAGTGACAATGCACTTGGAGACTGGATCAGGATCACATGTGAGAACAATCTCATACATTCCTGctatgtgaatttgaaattcaccttctttctcttcatttaatagatttcagATCCACTGACTAGAGAATAAGAGACTATTCTCATATATAAACCTGATCCGGATTCTTGCACTTGGACCCTCAATTGGAAAAATTCATACATAGCCATCAATTAACTAGAGTCCAAAATTTCtcatactttatttatttaggttgggggttgggggttgggggttgggggttggggcGGTGGGGGGCGGGGGAGCTTTTCAAACATACATACTTCACCGGCCACAAAACGCCAACCCCCAAAATGCTGATGTTCTCTGACCCTGAATTGAACCCTGAGGAGAAGGGGTTACCATTAATGATAACAAGCACCACTCTACTCTGGGGGTATACAACAACCTAACATGAACAAATCATAGGATCCGAAGGTTTATCTGCTTTAAACGTTCAAAGCTTTCAGTAGGATATATGAACTAAGAAGAGATTGGATATGACATTATCCCCTAGATCATCTTCAGAACAAATCCTATCTAATTCTGATACTTCTGGGCATTCAAAATTTGCCGAAAGAAGAGAGAACCAAATGCGTCCAATTCTATTCTATTATGCAACCTGCAACAAGTCAGCGACTGAGAGACACAGCCAAAGACAGAATGTCCTTGTTCGTGACTTTAGTGAGGTGGAATCCATTATTACCCATCTCCCCAAGCTATTGTGAATAGTAAACTTGGAAgagacattttatcaaacatcacaAAGGCGTATATTGTGTTCATGACCCACAATGCAGAATTGCAGATAGCAGGGCCTGCATCTCCTCGTGCCACTGGATTTGTTTGTTTGGGAATGTAGATTGCTTCTGGATTACCtccaatccaaaaataaaaatagagatcTGGATGAAGACCCAAGAAATCTTCTGGGTTCAATTTGGAAGGACCGAAGAAGAGGGAACCAAGAAATCTTCTTTCACTTGAAAAATATGATATAAACTCAATGATTCTAAACTGTCTTTGCATGAACATTCATTGCACGAAACCTGAAGCGAAGTGAATGATTCTAATGTAAATTACACATAGGAAGTGGGACCTTAAATTTTGGAACTGAGAAGAAACAAAGTTTTTTCAAAATCTGTGGTTTTTTGAAGATCTGATTCAATAAAATTGGGTATCTTGCTATAActttacccaaaagaaaaaaagagtatcATGCTATAAGATGTGATTAGTGTTATTGGTTTTCTGCTATTTTTTaggataaaagaagaaaacaatgataaaaaaaaaaaagaataaaaaataataatgagtTATTTAAAAGAGTTTTGGAGGGCAATTCACCTGATATGATTTCAATTCTTCATATCATCTCTCTTGGCGGTGTACGATGTCATGTGTTTTATCTCAATTTAATCTAGAAATATTGATAATTTTTTCCAAATATTGACAGGTTGCAAGAGAAGTAAGAGGCCCTCTATCTAAATATTCTATTTGGGAGTTATTTATTAAGGgtaaattttatatatttttgtattaagtttatttgtagcgaggattctttttcctataaataattTGAAAAGGAGTGAGGACGAGTGTTGTAAACATGTAACCCTGAGTGAAGGATCATTTCACCGTAGACATAAGCAAATCTAATCGATCGAACCACATAAATATGTGTTTATTGTGTGattatttgttcttatttttttatttttttctacatCATTTTAAGGTTACATTTCTACGCTTTCATGGTttcaaaactcaaaatcaaTTACTGATTTTTATCCGTAGATTCTAAGTTAATGCTGATGTGGACTGACATTAGACACGTGTTACAGCCAAGATGggttttttgcctttttttttttcccccaactTTACATATACTCGATGGATGGATGGCCCAATACCGGACCAAATGATAACCCTGTGTAGGGGACCTCTGTAAAAAAGAGACTGAGGTGGAATCAGAACCAGAACTAGAACCAGCAGACAAAAGGCAGTGCTACGacctttggtttcctttttggcGTTAAAAGGCTTTAATCATTAATTATCattgattttttgaatttatctGGCACGAACTAAAACTAGACCCCCTTTGGTGGGGGCCATGGGTTGATGCTGATTGTTGGATTACGGATATTTGAGTCCATAACATGTGATGAGTCCTTACGGCGCAGTCAACTTAaaattctatgagattagtgTCATTGTGGAGCCACCCATGACCAAGGAACCAGGCCTAAGGTCTGCAATTTTTGGGACCCAACCATTAGGGTCTTACTAATTAAGTATTTAAGGCCTGCGGGGGTTGGACGTGCTTTTCATTGTAAACGGTATAATGACATAAGATAACCGGTCACCAGTACGGCACTGCtttatctttttctccttttttttttattaattatatttattcatatattttttaaaatctttatTTATATCAACTAtgatcatggttttaggtattgatatcGATCATGATGGATATTGATATATATGGTTAGTATTAGATATAGACCGTGATCTCTTTGAGAAGAAGGGATCAACCTCGAATCTAAGGGTTCATCCTGAAATCTATCGtcttcattattctttttatatGATGGAGGTTGAAAAATGCCTCCCACTATTCCTATGCACCGTCCTAGTTCAATGATGAACAATAATGAAGTAATATTTCCTTCACCGTGAGTGAACAGTGACATGGTTCAATTAAAAACAGAGTATCTTATGAAAAAATCACATATGGAAAGAACTATTATGGATAAGAGGAATTTTTTAaagatattaaaattttattggaGTTTGTGAACCCTACAATACTAGATCAACCATCCTACATGAATTTAGGAAAAAATTTCAGAGTGCAAGCAATTTGCTACCACGGATTTGTCCTAGTTCTATAAAGACAAGATCCTTCACCACATTGACCCtgtttataattaaaaaaaaagggaacaagcAATTCTGTCAAGTCTTAATTGAAGTCATCACACATCGATTCTCTAGTTTTCCATTTCCTGGTTTAAAACATAAATTCAAgattcatgagagagagagagagagagagagagagagagagagagagagagagagagggaggtaCTTATTTGAATTTAAAGGGTGGGGAGGACAAAGATTCATCATTTTACATGTGTTAAGTAGTGGTGTGTGTTGTGTTAGTGGGTGATTTCAATTGACATTTCAACCCCATCGATGATCATCTATGTTGGGTAGGCCATGGAAGAAGAGGGTTCAAATTTTGAAATCCTAGCTAGGGTTGTTGGGTAAGGTaagaaaaagatgaaacaaATGAGATTTTTCCAACTTTACTAGACTTGGACTCTCAAAGTTGGTGCTGACATATAATGAGTAGGAGAATCTCTTACCCTTTTGAATAGAGACAAATGAAACGTTTGCATCACTAAATACCTTTCTTTGTATTATAATTAGAACACTTTAAATCACTATATTGGTTCCttgggaagaagaaaacacagTTGTGGGACTTAAGGACGACTTCCCACTTTTTATTATTCCTTGTCCTCATACCtttatcttttatatatatatatatatatatatatacccttaTACTCACATTTCATATAGTATATATTAAGTATGGTCTCTGCTTATTTTGACTTTGGTTTTTCGAAATTGGGAAATTTGAAACACGAGAAcctcttttttctatttccccAGATAAgataataagataataatataaatcTGGTGGATTAATCTAAGGTTTCTTAATAAGTTTGCCACGTGGAGAATGTCCGCGACTTTATGGCTCTTTTGTACTCAGTATCACGTGTTCGGTTTGAGTCAACTCAGAGTCGGGTTTCAACTCAAAAGTTTAGTCCTGACAACCTGAATCTGCTCGAGTTCGCTCTGAGCCCAAATAGGGCTTAGGCCAAATTTTTGACTCGGAGGGCGAGTTAGAattgaaaaaccctaatatagGGTCAAGGATGGATTCAGACTTTGCTTGAGGCCTCAACTTAGCCTAATTCAACTTGAAATTTAaccctgatttttttatatttgaatttAGAGCTCTtataggtattttattttttatagttttataatgtataagatatgaatggcaAATATGATTAATCCAATCATTGCAAAAGCCAAGGTCAACCTAACCTAGCTCAGCCCGACTCAGCCCCAACCCGGCCCTCACAAAGTCAATTAGGGCTGGATTggattgggcctgggttgaattttgagaacttaaggttggattagggttttaagaaacccggcccaatTTGGCCCTATTTCACCACCCCTATCAGGTAGTAGGGCTGAAATAGGTCCAAGTTTCTTAAAACTCTAACCCAACCATGCCGGGTacataccaacccaacctggccctaattgaccctgttaGAGCTAGATTGGGTCGGGATAGTCTAGGTTGGGTTGGCCCTGATTTCTGTAATGATTGAATTAACCTAGTCATATCTTATAtgttaaaaattataaaaaaaaatgaaatatcaatAGAAGCTTTAAATTCTAATATGAAAATTCATGGTTAAATTTTGGACTAGGCTGAGGATTCAACCTGAGTCTGATCCAACCCTAATCTAaagttggggtttttcaacccttacccaccctcGGGTTCAGAAAACATGATACAAACCTTATTCGGATTTAAGACGGATCAGACCGGGTTCAGGTTGTCTGACCAAACTTTCACCGTACCAGCGAGtatcttttaatttcttcttcgccacttttttttttcttataattacaaaaataccacTAAAAAAAAGACAAAGCTACTTGCCGACATTTGCGGTTACAAATCAAAATCTGCCGTAATTATATTGGAATTGGTTACTGTTTTAGAGTTGGACGGAGGTTGACGATTTGTGACTGATGTATAACGGCATCCGCCAGTTGGCATGTTATCCCGCTATATGCTATAAATACGTGTTctaatcttctctctctttgtctGACTCATCAACTTTCTGTtcttatatctctctctctggtgTGCGCTTTAATGGCAGGTTGAGTAAGGAACAAGAAagctttattgttgttgtattttTCGCGCTTTTTGATCGCTACTAGTTGGTTTTATTGTCGGAATGGGGAGGAAAGATCAGAAAAAGAATGATACGGAGAAGATAGAAGCTGTTCTTGAGTTGTTGAGGAAACAAGCTCCGCTTACAGTGAAACAGGTGAGATGAATGTTTCAAATTCACTGAGCTTCTTCCCCAATCACTttgaagaattatttttttttccttgttcaaGCTGTTTCCTGTTTCCGGTATTTGGTTTTCCGGCAGGGTTACAGTGGTTTTTGCATCTAAAATGCTTTGGAATTTGCGGTTATGTCTTGATTCCGTTGCAGATCAATGAGAGAGAACTGTGCCATTCTTGTCTTAACATGTAGTATCTGTTTCTTATGTAGGAAAAGTTCTGCAACTATGCTTGTGTGGGGCGATTTCTGAAAGCAAAAGGAGACAGTGTGAAGAAAGCAGCGAAGCATTTAAGAGCATGCCTTTCTTGGAGGGAGAGTATCGGCACTGGtatggtttcttcttcttcttcttcttattctctcaCTTTTTTCTCTGGagaatcttctttttctttcttcaaatgCAGAAACAAGCTGTTCAAAACTCCACTCTGCATCTCCTGTTTCCTCCGATCTTTCTtactttttgaatttttgtttttttctttttcaaattcctgtttctttcttttctgtttcctcCTCTGTTTGTGGGGACAGAATATTTGATTGCAGATGAGTTTTCTGCCGAGCTTGCAGAAGGTTTCGCTTACGTTGCTGGTCATGACAACGATTCCAGACCTGTTGTGGTAATTGCCAATGGATCTCTCtgtcacacaaaaaaaaaaaaacacatacaaactcatttcttcttttttgaaaataaatccaGATTTAAACACTAAAGAAAGAATTTGTATTTTTCTATCTACAGATTTTCCGTATTAAACAAGATTATCAGAAGTTCCACTCTCAGAAACTGTAAGTATGAAAGAGCTAGCATCTTAATCTTAATTTTCAACTTCCCATGCAATTCGTTTCAGAGAAACTCTGTCTAATGCTGCATGTTTTATTTCTTTAGGTTCATCCGTTTGCTGGTATTTACACTAGAAGTAGCCATTGGATCCATGCCTAAAAACATCGAGCAATTCGTCCTCCTCTTCGATGCTAGTAAGTTAATCTTCTTAGCTCTCTTCTTCACAAATGATCCTGCGTAATCTGGTCTCCCAAAGGTTAATCACTCCCAAAGTAACATGCTCCGGCAGCATCACTGAAACATTGCTTATTAAATTACCAAAATTATATCCCGTTCACGTTCATGTGTGAGTAATCGGGAATGGGAATCAAGCAAGAGGGGCTGCAGGGGTCATTATGAGATTTTCTGAGGCAACTTTTGTGCCTCCCATGTCCAGAAATTGTCGGTGATCCGGCACGTTCTGAAGTTTTGGTGTTCAGACAGGGGAGTGCCCTGTGATGTCCTCGTCGTTTTCCAGTAATGGTCGATCTGTAAAGGGAAAAGATGGGATGTGAGTTGTCCGAGAAATGGTCAAGCGGCTATTTTGATTGTGACTTGTAGAGAAtcttttttgattttatttttcaaaaaaaaaaaaaaaaaagtagtggaGATTCTCCTATTTAGCAGGGACTGATAAGTTTCTTGAGGGCGGAGGGAAAAAGAGAGTTCTTAACGTCTTAACGACTTCTCCCAAACATGGTATGATATTAAACGCGTGCCATTGCAGGCTTTTACAGATCAGCTTCGGCttttatgaatttattattaGCATCATTAAAGATCGTATCGGAATACTACCCCGGACGGTTGGACAAGGGCTTCGTCATCGACCCTCCCTCCCTTTTCTCTTACCTCTGGAAGGTATCTCTCGAGgattattctttattcatttCAACTTTAATTCCATGGTTCCCTGTTCCCCCCCTTTTTCGAAAGTTCTTGGATATAAGGGTATATGAGTCATTTCCCTGTGCAGGGAGTTCGTCCATTCGTAGAACTATCGACGGTGACGATGGTGGTGTCTTCACTCGACTACGAAGAGTCATCGGACTACGATTTCACGGCATTCCCGCGATCCTCCTCTCTGCGTTTCGATCCCTCATCGATTCCGTCAACGGGGAAGATTGGCACTTCGTCCTCTACCCGGTTCGCCTTCACGGTCTCTCAGCATTTCGACTCTGTCAAGCCTTGGTACCTGAGCTTGAAGGACACGTCAGCATCTAAGGTGGGGACCACCAGCAGCCCATCTGCATCTCTCATGGGCCCCGCTCTCATTTCCTCAAACACCGCTCGTTCATTCTCTTTCGCTTCACCGGCTGCCAGGACCCCACGTTGCAGCACCCCTGGGCCCACCAGGAAGAACCACCAGTTCTTCACTTCGACCCCATTGCCACAGAGATtcaacaacagcagcagcagcaatcCGAGGACACCAAGACCATCATTCCTTCAATCTCCCGCTATGTTCTTCAGGAAAGACAACGAATGCCTCGTCAGCCGAACGGGGAAGAGCCGAGAGTCCTTCTTACCCTTCTTGAGGTTCTACAGAAGGCCATACGACGAGATGGTTTACAGGTCAAAGATGAAGCCACCACTGGGTGGGCTCATCTCCATCGTCTCTCCCCATATGAAACGCCGCCACATGTCACAATCTCAGAGGTTCTAAACACACGAAGTACATACACATTTCCcatatatattattataattgATCATAGTTAATAAACCTACTACTAATAATGACTGTCTCTCTTTAAGATCGAAATGTGAAAAGGGATACTAGCGGTGACTGCGTgagtttagagagagaaaaaaaagcaaGCTAGAGACAACGTACTAAGCGGGGTGTGAACTGTTGTGCATTGTTGTCTCATTTTTGGGTCTTGtagtctctctgtctctctgtctTTAATGGAGTCAAAGTCTACGTTTCGGGGTTCGTCGGAAAGTGGAGGTATTGGAAAAGCGATAGCGTGGTCGGGACGCCCAACATCGTATCGGAAACCATTCGAGAGTAGATGGAGAAAGCCGGGTCAGGAAGAccaggaagggaaaaaaaaaatccatgtttggttttgattttgagaaatcaacttttttttgacttttgagGAATCTTTGACGTTAGTTTGGTAACTTGGTTAGTTTGGTAACTTGTTAATAATGAAGTTTGAAAGCTCCTTCTTCGATGTGAAGTTTTTCTATAACCTGATCTGcaacttcattttcttcttgttttttattAGTTACCGAGTGGAGTAGGAATATGTGTCGTGTTTTGGTGTTTGCGAAGTCAAAATGGTTTGGAAATTGCAACTGTACAAGCACACACGTCCGGGTTGTGTTTGTCGGGTTTTAAATTGTCAAGTTATCAAGGTTCTGTTTCTCTTGTAGGGCTGACGTAGTTTGGAGCCTTCATGTGATTCTCCAACTCATGGGGTCTCCATCTAGCCCCAAATTAATGTTTTTGGTTTATATATATTGTGTTTGTCGGGTTTTAAAATGTCAAGTTATCAAGTTTCTGTTTCTCTTGTAGGGCTGACGTAGTTTGGAGCCTTCATGTGATTCTGCAACTCATGGAGTCCCCATCTAGCCCCAAATGAATGTTTTTGGTTTATATATATTGTGTTTGTCTGGTTTTAAAATGTCAAGTTATCAAGTTTCTGTTTCTCTTGTAGGGCTGACGTAGTTTGGAGCCTTCATGTGATTCCCCAACTCATGGGGTCTCCATCTAGCCCCAAATTAATGTttttggtttatatatatatatatatttattggtaATTATCATTTCATTCAAAAGCATGTGAGGAACACGAGGTAGAAGGATTACAGAATTCCTTCAACCATGGAGTGGAACACGATCAAACTGTCGTACATGCAATAGACAGGGCCTTCCTGGCTAGAGTATTTGCAACAATCGGTTGAGTTGAAAGGGACTACTTTGTTTGGCTGGTGAAGTAGAGAAATAAGTCCGAAGCAATCTGATTCAGCTATAATATCGTCCAAACCATGAGTAATGCTTTCTAGTAAACCACTTCTTAATGCCAAGGCTTTACCATCCAAGATGCTTTCAAATACTTAAACCTCCGATTTAGCTAAAGTGATCATCCCTTCATGATCTCGGATGACTATTCCTATGCCACATCTTTTGTGATCAGAGTTCCAAAATGCATAACAATTTAATTTAAAGTATGGCTGGGAGTCGGGGAAGGGGctggttttttcttttaatcggAAATAATATTGATAAGGACAAATATGTGTTGGAGTATAGAGTTTGGGTACGGATTAAACATTAAGACTTTACCTCTTTGTCGGTGCAACGTACAGGGGCCACTATGGCCATACAAGACCCACATAAGGGGCAGCACGGGGTCAATAAGCCCATTTATTCAAACTGCAACTattaattattatataaaaatatgGGTTTGGACTTATTTTGGTCTTCACAAGCCTGCAGTCTACTTATGCCACACAGTTATCTAAAAAAATTGACTCATTTGTGTGAGAGCTAGTAGAATCTTGGGCCCCAGCCCGGCCTAGTCTGAAAAATCTAACCCAGCCGATTGGGTAGAATTgatagccactttatttttgactTGTTAAAGTAATGGAATGGTGAACTAATTAATTATAATGATCCATTTCTAATTATCACTCCAAACCAATAcatctaaaaatttaaataatcaaaccaCGCAAATAAAGAGGATGGTTCTCTGGCTAGGAGGGGTGAGCCAAcgtatacactagccatgaaccatggggaaagagaaaacaaaaaattaaagacTGAAAGCAAAATCCtaagttaagaaggaaagggtagtcaaaagagggaataaGATGGGGGAGAAAAGACTTACGAGAAACCTTGATGATGATATTACTATCCAATATTAGTTTATAGAGGTTGATCTTACATCGATTTtctatgggaattgatgtgggttgatatggtcttgggtcccctcacTTTGTTAGCcgatttatggggttgagttccaATTTCGAGGACTGTAACAGTAGTATCAAAGAGTCGGTCTTCAGCCCAACTTGCATGCAGAAGGGAGCGACCTAGTCTAGAGTGAGAGTCGCTAGGAAAGGACTACCTGCGGTTAGAAAGAAACCTTGGAGCAGAGTGAGAGCCGCTTAGAAATGGTTACATGATCGGAAATGGACTGCCGATGGCATCGGGTTTGGAAGCTTGGTAGTATGTTACGATCTTATATTAGCTTATGGGGGCTAATCCCACATCGTTTTTTTAATAAGAATTattgtgggttgatatggtatTGAGTCCCTCACCTTGTAAACCAGTTTatgggttgagttcttccaaaaCCGTAACAGATGATGATCATGTTATATTATCATCGCAAGTGAGAACAGATCGATCCAGCATCGGAAAACTCAAATTATTCGATGGTGAGTTCACCGAAGCTGTGAAGTTCCACTCCCACTAGGTGTGACGTAAGCCGGGATCATCTCCACACGTGGGATGGGTGAGGACAGATCACGACCTTCCATGGGGTGTGGATCCCACACGCTAGAGGTGGGACTCACTGATACGTGCATACTTTTTGTAGAGTTGTTGGGTCATTAATTGTAGGCTTCTTAGAATTAAACTATTATTACATTATGTATTAGTGAAGGTAGGAGTGTAGAACGTTGTCCTCCTTAGTAGGTTATTGTTATTAGGTTAGTGTGGTGCATATGTGGCAACATGGGTGAGGTGGGGTAGATCTGGAACCGTGGATGTGTAtgctttaaattcttagatgaggaATAAAACAGGAGACTAGATTGATTTGGTTTATCC
This Macadamia integrifolia cultivar HAES 741 unplaced genomic scaffold, SCU_Mint_v3 scaffold_198A, whole genome shotgun sequence DNA region includes the following protein-coding sequences:
- the LOC122071229 gene encoding uncharacterized protein LOC122071229 — its product is MGRKDQKKNDTEKIEAVLELLRKQAPLTVKQEKFCNYACVGRFLKAKGDSVKKAAKHLRACLSWRESIGTEYLIADEFSAELAEGFAYVAGHDNDSRPVVIFRIKQDYQKFHSQKLFIRLLVFTLEVAIGSMPKNIEQFVLLFDASFYRSASAFMNLLLASLKIVSEYYPGRLDKGFVIDPPSLFSYLWKGVRPFVELSTVTMVVSSLDYEESSDYDFTAFPRSSSLRFDPSSIPSTGKIGTSSSTRFAFTVSQHFDSVKPWYLSLKDTSASKVGTTSSPSASLMGPALISSNTARSFSFASPAARTPRCSTPGPTRKNHQFFTSTPLPQRFNNSSSSNPRTPRPSFLQSPAMFFRKDNECLVSRTGKSRESFLPFLRFYRRPYDEMVYRSKMKPPLGGLISIVSPHMKRRHMSQSQRF